The following coding sequences lie in one Mus musculus strain C57BL/6J chromosome 11, GRCm38.p6 C57BL/6J genomic window:
- the Gps1 gene encoding COP9 signalosome complex subunit 1 isoform X1 translates to MRGSPAPSSASSSASDLSRSPAHSRSDLRPGTAGDYSLSASLSACTLLSEGAVEPMQIDVDPQEDPQNAPDVNYVVENPTLDLEQYAASYSGLMRIERLQFIADRCPPLRVEALKMALSFVQRTFNVDMYEEIHRKLSEATRELQNAPDAIPESGVEPPPLDTAWVEATRKKALLKLEKLDTDLKNYKGNSIKESIRRGHDDLGDHYLDCGDLSNALKCYSRARDYCTSAKHVINMCLNVIKVSVYLQNWSHVLSYVSKAESTPEIAEQRGERDSQTQAILTKLKCAAGLAELAARKYKQAAKCFLLASFDHCDFPELLSPSNVAVYGGLCALATFDRQELQRNVISSSSFKLFLELEPQVRDIIFKFYESKYASCLKMLDEMKDNLLLDMYLAPHVRTLYTQIRNRALIQYFSPYVSADMHKMAAAFNTTVAALEDELTQLILEGLINARIDSHSKILYARDVDQRSTTFEKSLLMGKEFQRRAKAMILRAAVLRNQIHVKVKSLGCEGMGGTHTASTEPSLSTAVSS, encoded by the exons ATGCGGGGCAGCCCGGCGCCCAGCTCGGCCTCGTCGTCGGCCTCCGACCTGAGCCGCAGCCCTGCGCACAGCAGGTCCGACTTGCGGCCCGGCACGGCGGGCGACTACAGCCTGAGCGCCAGCCTGTCGGCCTGCACGTTGCTTTCCGAG GGGGCCGTGGAACCCATGCAGATTGATGTCGATCCGCAGGAAGATCCGCAGAACGCACCTGATGTCAACTATGTGGTGGAGAATCCCACCCTG GATCTGGAGCAGTATGCAGCCAGCTACAGTGGCCTGATGCGAATTGAGCGACTACAGTTTATTGCTGACCGTTGCCCTCCACTGAGGGTAGAGGCCTTGAAAATGGCTCTATCCTTCGTGCAGAGGACCTTCAATGTGGACATGTATGAAGAGATACACCGGAAGCTCTCCGAGGCTACCAG GGAGCTGCAGAATGCACCTGATGCCATCCCTGAGAGTGGAGTGGAGCCCCCGCCCCTGGACACAGCCTGGGTGGAGGCCACTCGGAAGAAGGCTCTGTTGAAACTGGAGAAGCTGGACACGGACTTGAAGAACTATAAGGGCAATTCTATCAAAGAGAGCATCAG GCGCGGCCACGATGACCTGGGTGATCACTACCTGGACTGTGGGGACCTCAGCAATGCCCTCAAATGTTACTCACGAGCCCGAGACTACTGCACCAGTGCTAAGCATGTCATCAACATGTGCCTCAACGTCATCAAG GTCAGTGTCTACTTGCAAAATTGGTCTCATGTGTTAAGCTATGTCAGCAAGGCCGAGTCTACTCCAGAGATTGCTGAG CAGCGGGGAGAGCGGGACAGCCAGACGCAAGCCATCCTCACCAAGCTCAAGTGTGCTGCAG GCTTGGCTGAGCTGGCCGCACGGAAGTATAAGCAAGCAGCCAAGTGCTTCCTTCTGGCTTCCTTTGATCACTGTGACTTCCCAGAG CTGCTGTCCCCCAGCAATGTGGCTGTCTATGGTGGCCTGTGTGCCTTAGCCACCTTTGACCGGCAGGAGCTGCAACGAAATGTCATCTCCAGCAG TTCCTTCAAgctgttcctggagctggagccacAGGTCAGAGACATCATCTTCAAATTCTATGAATCCAAGTATGCCTCATGCTTGAAGATGCTGGACGAGATGAAG GATAACCTGCTCCTGGACATGTACCTGGCCCCTCACGTCAGGACACTGTACACCCAGATTCGTAACCGGGCTCTTATCCAA TACTTCAGCCCCTATGTGTCAGCTGATATGCACAAGATGGCTGCAGCCTTCAACACAACAGTTGCAGCTCTGGAAGATGAGCTGACACAGCTCATTCTGGAGGGCCTTATTAATGCCCGCATCGACTCACACAGCAAG ATACTGTATGCTCGAGATGTGGATCAGCGTAGCACCACCTTTGAGAAGTCCCTGCTGATGGGCAAGGAATTCCAACGACGTGCCAAAGCTATGATTCTGAGAGCAGCTGTGCTCCGCAACCAGATCCATGTCAAGGTGAAGAGCCTGGGGTGCGAGGGAATGGGCGGCACTCACACAGCCTCCACTGAACCCTCCCTGTCCACTGCAGTCTCCTCCTAG